A section of the Lepus europaeus isolate LE1 chromosome 10, mLepTim1.pri, whole genome shotgun sequence genome encodes:
- the KRT5 gene encoding keratin, type II cytoskeletal 5 — protein MSRQSSVSFRSGGSRSFSAASAITPSVSRTSFSSVSRSRGGGGSRVSLGGAYGGGGFGSRSLYNLGGSRKISISTSGGGFRNQFGVGAGGGYGFGGGAGSGFGFGAGMGGGLGLGAGAGFGGGYGGAGFPVCPPGGIQEVTVNQSLLTPLNLQIDPTIQRVRTEEREQIKTLNNKFASFIDKVRFLEQQNKVLDTKWTLLQEQGTKTVRQSLEPLFEQYINNLRRQLDSILGERGRLDSELRNMQDLVEDFKNKYEDEINKRTTAENEFVMLKKDVDAAYMSKVELEAKVDALMDEINFLKMFYDAELSQMQTHVSDTSVVLSMDNNRSLDLDSIIAEVKAQYEEIANRSRTEAESWYQTKYEELQQTAGRHGDDLRNTKHEISEMNRMIQRLRSEIDNVKKQCANLQNAIADAEQRGELALKDARNKLAELEDALQKAKQDMARLLREYQELMNVKLALDVEIATYRKLLEGEECRLSGEGVGPVNISVVTNSISTGYGGGSGYGGGSGFGGGLGGGLGSGLGGGGGGSLYSSSSGGGLGSGLSMGGSGFSASSGRGMGMSFGSSGGSSSSVKFVSTTSSSRRSFKS, from the exons ATGTCTCGCCAGTCTAGTGTCTCTTTCCGCAGCGGAGGCAGCCGCTCCTTCAGCGCCGCCTCCGCCATCACCCCGTCGGTCTCTCGCACCAGCTTCAGCTCTGTGTCGCGGTCCAGGGGCGGCGGGGGCAGCCGGGTCAGCCTTGGGGGAGCTTATGGAGGGGGTGGCTTTGGCAGCCGGAGCCTCTACAATCTGGGAGGCTCCAGGAAGATTTCTATCAGCACCAGCGGTGGCGGCTTCAGGAACCAATTTGGTGTTGGCGCTGGAGGCGGCTATGGCTTCGGAGGTGGAGCCGGCAGTGGATTTGGTTTCGGCGCGGGCATGGGGGGCGGCTTGGGGCTCGGCGCTGGAGCTGGTTTTGGCGGCGGCTACGGGGGCGCCGGCTTCCCCGTGTGCCCCCCTGGAGGCATCCAAGAGGTCACGGTCAACCAGAGCCTCCTGACGCCCCTCAACCTGCAAATCGACCCCACCATCCAGCGCGTGAGGACGGAGGAGCGCGAGCAGATCAAGACCCTCAACAACAAGTTCGCCTCCTTCATTGACAAG GTGCGCTTCTTGGAGCAGCAGAACAAGGTCCTGGACACCAAGTGGACGCTGCTGCAGGAGCAGGGCACCAAGACCGTGAGGCAGAGCCTGGAGCCGCTGTTCGAGCAGTACATCAACAACCTCCGGAGGCAGCTGGACAGCATCCTCGGGGAGAGGGGCCGCCTGGACTCGGAGCTCCGGAACATGCAGGACCTGGTGGAGGACTTCAAAAACaa GTACGAAGATGAAATTAACAAGCGCACGACCGCTGAGAACGAGTTTGTGATGCTGAAGAAG gACGTGGACGCCGCCTACATGAGCAAGGTGGAGTTGGAAGCCAAGGTGGACGCGTTGATGGACGAGATCAACTTCCTGAAGATGTTCTACGACGCG GAGCTGTCCCAGATGCAGACCCACGTCTCCGACACATCCGTGGTGCTGTCCATGGACAACAACCGCTCCCTGGACCTGGACAGCATCATCGCCGAGGTCAAGGCCCAGTACGAAGAGATCGCCAACCGCAGCCGAACGGAAGCTGAGTCCTGGTACCAGACCAAG TACGAGGAGCTGCAGCAGACTGCCGGCCGGCACGGTGACGACCTGCGCAACACCAAGCACGAGATCTCCGAGATGAACCGCATGATCCAGCGGCTCCGGTCTGAGATCGACAACGTGAAGAAGCAG tgcgccaacctgCAGAACGCCATCGCCGACGCGGAGCAGCGTGGGGAGCTGGCCCTCAAGGACGCCAGGAACAAGCTGGCCGAGCTGGAGGACGCCCTGCAGAAGGCCAAGCAGGACATGGCACGGCTGCTCAGGGAGTACCAGGAGCTCATGAATGTGAAGTTGGCGCTGGACGTGGAGATCGCCACCTACAGGAAGCTGCTGGAGGGCGAGGAGTGCAG GCTGAGTGGAGAAGGAGTTGGACCAGTCAACATCT CTGTCGTCACCAACAGCATCTCCACCGGCTACGGCGGCGGCAGTGGCtacggcggcggcagcggcttcGGCGGCGGCCTGGGTGGAGGCCTAGGCAGTGGGCTGGGTGGAGGCGGCGGTGGCAGCCTGTACTCCAGCAGCAGTGGGGGCGGCCTAGGCAGTGGCCTCAGCATGGGGGGCTCTGGCTTCAGCGCCAGCAGTGGCCGAGGCATGGGCATGAGCTTTGGCAGCAGCGGGGGCAGCAGCTCCAGTGTCAAGTTTGTGTCCACCACATCCTCGTCCCGAAGGAGCTTTAAGAGCTAA